In Geobacillus kaustophilus, a genomic segment contains:
- a CDS encoding alpha-galactosidase, with product MAITYNPQTKRFHLRAGKASYVMQLFRSGYLTHVYWGKAVRDVRDARAFPRLDRAFSPNPDPSDRTFSLDTLPQEYPAYGNTDFRAPAYQVQLENGSTVTDLRYKTHRIFKGKPKLDGLPATYVEHENEAETLEIILEDALIGLQVTLQYTAYVKWNVITRSARFQNKGGERLKLLRALSMSIDFPTADYDWIHLPGAWGRERWIERRPLLTGVQAAESRRGASSHQQNPFIALAAKNADEHQGEVYGFSFVYSGSFLAQAEVDQFHTTRVLMGINPFDFTWLLEPGKSFQTPEVVMVYSDQGLNGMSQTYHELYRTRLARGAFRDRERPILINNWEATYFDFNEEKIINIAKTAAALGIELFVLDDGWFGERDDDRRSLGDWIVNRRKLPNGLDGLAKQVNELGLQFGLWVEPEMVSPNSELYRTHPDWCLHVPNRPRSEGRNQLVLDYSRQEVCDYIIETISNVLASAPITYVKWDMNRHMTEIGSAALPPERQRETAHRYMLGLYRVMDEITSRFPHILFESCSGGGGRFDPGILYYMPQTWTSDNTDAVSRLKIQYGTSLVYPISAMGAHVSAVPNHQVGRVTSLKMRGHVAMSGNFGYELDITKLTEKEKEMIKEQVAFYKEVRHLVQFGTFYRLLSPFEGNEAAWMFVSKDKSEALVAYFRVLAEANAPLSFLRLKGLGPDKNYEVEGLGVYGGDELMYAGLSVPHRLGDFMSMMWRLKAVQR from the coding sequence ATGGCGATTACATACAATCCACAAACGAAACGGTTTCATTTGCGAGCAGGCAAGGCAAGCTACGTGATGCAGCTTTTCCGTTCCGGTTATTTGACGCACGTTTATTGGGGAAAAGCGGTGCGCGATGTTCGGGACGCACGCGCATTTCCACGGCTGGACCGCGCGTTTTCCCCGAATCCCGATCCGTCTGACCGCACGTTTTCACTTGATACGCTGCCGCAGGAATATCCGGCTTACGGCAACACGGACTTCCGCGCTCCAGCGTATCAGGTGCAGCTGGAGAACGGGTCGACGGTGACCGATTTGCGCTACAAGACGCACCGCATTTTTAAAGGAAAGCCGAAGTTGGACGGGCTGCCGGCGACATACGTGGAACACGAGAATGAAGCCGAAACGTTGGAAATTATCCTCGAGGATGCGCTCATCGGCCTGCAGGTGACGTTGCAGTATACAGCGTATGTAAAATGGAACGTCATCACCCGTTCCGCCCGTTTTCAAAACAAAGGCGGCGAGCGCTTGAAGCTGCTCCGGGCGCTCAGTATGAGCATCGATTTCCCCACGGCCGATTACGATTGGATCCACCTCCCTGGAGCGTGGGGGCGCGAGCGCTGGATCGAGCGCCGCCCGCTTCTGACTGGCGTACAGGCAGCCGAAAGCCGCCGCGGCGCGAGCAGCCACCAGCAAAACCCGTTTATCGCGCTCGCCGCCAAAAACGCCGATGAACACCAAGGCGAAGTGTACGGGTTCAGCTTTGTGTACAGCGGCAGCTTTCTCGCTCAAGCCGAGGTCGACCAATTCCATACCACCCGCGTCTTGATGGGAATCAACCCGTTTGATTTCACATGGTTGTTGGAACCTGGAAAATCGTTCCAAACACCAGAAGTGGTTATGGTTTACTCCGATCAAGGGTTGAATGGAATGTCCCAAACCTACCACGAACTGTACCGCACCCGCCTGGCGCGCGGTGCGTTTCGAGATCGCGAGCGTCCGATTTTAATCAACAACTGGGAAGCGACGTACTTTGATTTTAACGAAGAAAAAATCATCAACATCGCGAAAACGGCGGCGGCACTTGGCATCGAACTGTTTGTGCTTGACGATGGCTGGTTTGGCGAACGCGACGACGACCGCCGTTCGCTCGGCGATTGGATCGTCAACCGGCGCAAGCTTCCGAACGGCTTGGACGGGTTGGCGAAGCAAGTGAATGAACTTGGGCTGCAGTTTGGCTTATGGGTCGAACCGGAAATGGTGTCGCCAAACAGCGAGCTGTACCGGACACATCCCGACTGGTGTCTCCATGTGCCGAATCGCCCTCGTTCGGAAGGACGAAACCAGCTTGTGCTCGATTACTCCCGCCAGGAGGTGTGCGATTATATCATCGAGACGATCTCGAACGTCCTTGCAAGCGCGCCGATCACGTACGTGAAATGGGACATGAACCGCCATATGACGGAAATCGGTTCGGCCGCCTTGCCGCCGGAGCGCCAGCGCGAAACGGCGCACCGCTATATGCTTGGGCTGTATCGCGTCATGGACGAGATCACCTCGCGCTTTCCGCACATTTTGTTTGAAAGCTGCTCAGGAGGCGGAGGGCGGTTTGATCCGGGCATTTTGTATTACATGCCGCAAACGTGGACGAGCGACAATACCGATGCCGTCTCGCGCCTAAAAATTCAATACGGTACAAGCCTCGTCTATCCGATTAGTGCAATGGGCGCCCACGTTTCGGCGGTGCCGAACCATCAAGTCGGTCGGGTGACTTCGCTCAAGATGCGCGGCCATGTCGCCATGTCAGGCAACTTCGGCTATGAGCTCGATATTACGAAACTGACGGAAAAAGAAAAAGAAATGATCAAAGAACAAGTCGCGTTTTATAAGGAAGTACGCCATCTCGTCCAGTTTGGCACGTTTTATCGGTTGTTAAGCCCGTTTGAAGGCAACGAGGCGGCATGGATGTTCGTCTCGAAAGACAAGTCGGAAGCGCTCGTCGCCTATTTCCGTGTTCTCGCCGAAGCGAACGCCCCGCTATCGTTCCTGCGCCTCAAAGGGCTTGGCCCGGATAAAAATTATGAAGTTGAAGGCCTTGGCGTCTATGGCGGCGACGAGCTGATGTATGCCGGGCTCAGTGTGCCGCACCGCCTTGGCGATTTTATGAGCATGATGTGGCGGCTGAAAGCCGTTCAACGGTAA
- a CDS encoding EcsC family protein has product MQDTVKSLKQELQTIIQWEHSQKNLWFWEKLGRLPFQVLDKLTPKAVHRKLGQLLDELGSYIQSGGQYLVNEGKVLDKLGVSSLAEVPYLPLETMDRVCDELIDARVTFAQLQGAATGIGGALTLAIDIPTLLGLALKTLQEIAIVYGYDPKEKEERVFAVKCLQFAAADIVEKKAILEELASFSAKRKHVFSELQGWREVMMTFRDQYGWKKLFQAVPIIGVIFGSLFNKSFMEDIAETGKMLYRKRRIIEKLKQLEPDV; this is encoded by the coding sequence ATGCAGGATACAGTAAAATCGCTAAAACAAGAACTCCAAACCATCATCCAGTGGGAACACTCCCAAAAAAACCTATGGTTTTGGGAAAAGCTCGGCCGCTTGCCGTTTCAAGTGCTCGATAAGCTGACGCCAAAAGCCGTCCATCGAAAACTCGGGCAGCTGCTTGATGAGTTGGGCAGCTATATTCAAAGCGGCGGGCAATACTTGGTGAATGAGGGAAAGGTATTGGACAAGCTTGGCGTATCGTCGCTTGCCGAAGTGCCGTATTTGCCGCTCGAGACGATGGACCGCGTCTGCGATGAATTGATCGATGCGCGCGTCACGTTTGCCCAGCTGCAAGGGGCGGCAACTGGAATTGGCGGGGCGCTGACGCTGGCGATAGACATTCCGACCTTGCTCGGATTGGCGCTGAAAACGCTGCAAGAGATCGCCATCGTGTACGGATACGATCCGAAGGAAAAAGAGGAACGCGTGTTTGCCGTCAAATGCCTGCAGTTTGCCGCAGCGGACATCGTCGAAAAAAAAGCGATCCTAGAGGAGCTCGCTTCGTTTTCCGCAAAGCGCAAACATGTCTTTTCCGAGCTGCAAGGCTGGCGGGAAGTGATGATGACGTTCCGCGATCAATACGGGTGGAAAAAGTTGTTTCAAGCCGTGCCGATCATCGGCGTCATTTTCGGTTCGCTGTTTAACAAATCGTTTATGGAAGATATCGCGGAAACCGGAAAGATGCTGTATCGGAAGCGGCGCATCATCGAGAAGCTCAAACAATTGGAACCCGATGTCTAG
- the tnpC gene encoding IS66 family transposase, which translates to MATVVFDFQQAVFTLESMVAKIQRQAQTIEKLVRENEQLRQENQRLRQETQQWKARIAELEACTKKNSTHSHLPPSSDRFVAKSPSRQPSPKQPGGQPGHRGTTLRQVPTPDHRVLHRVTQCKGCGHSLEHVAPLQVDIRQVFDLPVVRMEVTQHEREVKGCPECHLVQQAEFPFYVTNHVQYGPAITSLVLYWNHAQLIPYERVTEMVKALVDHSISAGTVVNMTRRWLPVVEAAIKEIDAALLASKTLHVDETSLRVNGKNQWVHVASTAKVTRYGLHRSRGKQATDDIGILPRYKGTMVHDAYSVYPMYTEASHALCHAHHLRELRAYTELYGHSWSKEMTEALLEMKQAVENAGGALPEEDVRYWEAVYDELLANGRRELEERCRQGKQEGARNAQHFIQRLEKRKQEALLFLRKKEVPFDHNQAERDLRMVKVKQKISGTFRQEDDAEAFCVMRSVISTLPKHGKPVWESLQRLLSGESLQTILHSS; encoded by the coding sequence ATGGCAACCGTTGTTTTTGATTTCCAACAAGCCGTTTTTACACTCGAAAGCATGGTCGCAAAAATTCAGCGCCAAGCACAAACGATTGAAAAACTCGTTCGAGAAAACGAGCAACTACGTCAAGAAAACCAACGGCTTCGACAAGAAACCCAACAATGGAAAGCACGTATTGCAGAATTAGAAGCCTGTACGAAAAAAAACAGTACCCATAGCCATTTGCCGCCGTCTTCTGACCGGTTTGTGGCGAAATCTCCTTCTCGCCAACCGTCGCCAAAACAGCCGGGAGGGCAGCCGGGGCACCGAGGAACGACGCTCCGCCAAGTACCAACCCCTGACCACCGAGTCCTTCACCGCGTGACCCAATGCAAAGGATGTGGTCACTCTCTAGAACATGTTGCTCCGCTTCAAGTAGACATTCGCCAAGTGTTCGACCTTCCCGTGGTTCGCATGGAAGTGACTCAACACGAACGGGAAGTAAAGGGGTGTCCGGAATGTCATCTCGTCCAGCAGGCGGAGTTCCCTTTTTATGTCACAAATCATGTCCAATACGGTCCAGCCATCACTTCCCTTGTTTTATACTGGAATCATGCGCAGTTGATCCCGTACGAGCGTGTCACGGAGATGGTCAAAGCGCTAGTGGATCATTCGATAAGTGCAGGCACAGTCGTGAACATGACGAGACGGTGGCTGCCTGTGGTAGAAGCAGCGATCAAAGAGATCGACGCGGCGCTGCTCGCTTCCAAGACGTTGCACGTCGATGAAACAAGTTTGCGTGTGAACGGAAAGAACCAATGGGTGCACGTGGCTTCCACTGCCAAGGTCACCCGATACGGACTTCATCGCTCTCGTGGAAAGCAAGCGACGGACGACATCGGGATCTTGCCACGGTACAAAGGAACGATGGTACACGATGCGTATTCGGTGTACCCGATGTACACAGAGGCGAGCCATGCGCTTTGCCACGCCCATCATCTCCGGGAGCTTCGGGCATATACCGAACTTTACGGCCATTCATGGTCGAAAGAGATGACCGAAGCGCTGTTAGAGATGAAACAGGCGGTGGAGAACGCGGGCGGAGCTCTACCGGAAGAGGACGTCCGGTATTGGGAAGCCGTGTACGACGAGCTTCTAGCGAATGGCCGCCGAGAACTCGAGGAGCGTTGCCGACAAGGCAAGCAGGAAGGCGCCCGCAACGCGCAACATTTCATCCAGCGGCTAGAAAAGCGCAAGCAAGAAGCGCTTCTCTTCCTGCGAAAGAAAGAAGTGCCGTTTGACCACAACCAAGCCGAGCGCGATTTGCGGATGGTGAAAGTCAAACAAAAAATTTCCGGAACGTTTCGTCAGGAAGACGATGCCGAGGCTTTCTGTGTCATGCGCAGCGTCATTTCTACCCTGCCAAAACACGGAAAGCCGGTTTGGGAATCGTTGCAACGACTTCTAAGTGGGGAGTCTCTCCAAACGATTCTCCATTCCTCCTAG